The Variovorax paradoxus genome window below encodes:
- a CDS encoding aldehyde dehydrogenase produces the protein MSASTQGAGVRPFLIGATWTTGQGTPFESINPANGARNGLIGSASREDVDLAVRTAKAAQARPEWRAMLPHRRAAILHRIADLIEAHAEELAERQMRENGKLRAECVAQAAGGAAAYRYFASICETMPAEVAPSRGDHLSMVLYEPFGVVAAITPWNSPLTLESQKVAAALAAGNAVVLKPSEFTPTIALRVAELALEAGLPPGILNVVTGLGAETGSALVAHPDVRLISFTGGTATGKAIAREAAGRMAAVALELGGKSPHIVFADADLDKALQGVLHGVFSSSGQSCIAGTRLFVERGIHDAFVARLVQAAKALRVGPPDDARSQVAPLSSFVHRDKVEAMVDMAREDGAEVLAGGSRPADPALADGAYYLPTLIGGVTNDARICQQEVFGPVLCVMPFDNEEDLVAQANDSFFGLAAGVWTRDFPKAWRVARAVEAGTVWINTYKTLSVSVPFGGFKESGSGREKGFFGIRTYQEAKTVMVGL, from the coding sequence ATGAGCGCGAGCACGCAAGGCGCGGGCGTCAGGCCCTTCCTGATCGGCGCCACCTGGACAACAGGCCAGGGCACGCCCTTCGAATCGATCAACCCCGCCAACGGTGCGCGGAACGGCCTGATCGGCAGCGCGAGCCGCGAGGACGTGGACCTCGCGGTGCGCACCGCCAAGGCCGCGCAGGCCCGGCCCGAGTGGCGCGCGATGCTGCCGCACCGGCGCGCGGCGATCCTGCACCGCATCGCCGACCTGATCGAGGCCCATGCCGAGGAGCTGGCCGAGCGCCAGATGCGCGAGAACGGCAAGCTGCGCGCCGAGTGCGTGGCGCAGGCGGCCGGCGGCGCGGCGGCCTACCGCTACTTCGCGTCGATCTGCGAGACCATGCCGGCCGAAGTGGCGCCCTCGCGCGGCGACCACCTGTCGATGGTGCTCTACGAGCCCTTCGGCGTGGTGGCTGCGATCACGCCCTGGAATTCACCGCTCACGCTCGAGTCGCAGAAGGTGGCGGCGGCGCTCGCGGCCGGCAACGCGGTGGTGCTCAAGCCCTCGGAGTTCACGCCGACCATCGCGCTGCGCGTGGCCGAGCTCGCGCTCGAGGCCGGCCTGCCGCCGGGCATCCTCAACGTCGTGACCGGCCTCGGCGCCGAGACCGGCTCGGCGCTGGTCGCGCACCCCGACGTGCGGCTGATCTCGTTCACCGGCGGCACCGCCACCGGCAAGGCGATCGCGCGCGAGGCCGCGGGCCGCATGGCCGCGGTGGCGCTCGAACTCGGCGGCAAGTCGCCGCACATCGTGTTCGCCGACGCCGATCTCGACAAGGCGCTGCAGGGCGTGCTGCACGGCGTGTTCTCGTCCAGCGGCCAGTCGTGTATCGCGGGCACGCGGCTGTTCGTCGAGCGCGGCATCCACGACGCCTTCGTCGCGCGGCTGGTGCAGGCCGCCAAGGCGCTGCGCGTGGGGCCGCCCGACGATGCGCGCTCGCAGGTGGCGCCGCTGTCGTCCTTCGTGCACCGCGACAAGGTCGAGGCCATGGTCGACATGGCGCGCGAGGACGGCGCCGAGGTGCTGGCCGGCGGCAGCCGCCCGGCCGACCCCGCGCTGGCCGATGGCGCCTACTACCTGCCGACCCTCATCGGCGGCGTGACGAACGACGCGCGCATCTGCCAGCAGGAGGTGTTCGGCCCGGTGCTGTGCGTGATGCCGTTCGACAACGAGGAGGACCTCGTCGCGCAGGCCAACGACAGCTTCTTCGGCCTGGCCGCGGGCGTGTGGACGCGCGACTTCCCGAAGGCCTGGCGCGTGGCGCGCGCGGTCGAGGCCGGCACGGTCTGGATCAACACCTACAAGACGCTCAGCGTGTCGGTGCCCTTCGGCGGCTTCAAGGAAAGCGGCTCGGGCCGCGAGAAGGGCTTCTTCGGCATCCGCACCTATCAGGAAGCCAAGACCGTGATGGTGGGGCTCTGA
- a CDS encoding NAD(P)-dependent oxidoreductase codes for MTLQTLGFIGLGVMGEPMCANLAAKSGARVLCHDLDAAPMRRLAERGAVPADSLRALAHEASVVFLCLASAQAAESVVEALAEAWQGSGGVRTVVDMGTTSVLATRRMAERLAQAGHRFVDAPVARMPAAAIAGTLSIMAGGTAEDVSALMPHFRCMGSDITHCGGTGAGQVVKILHNTVLFEAVQSLAEAMAVARAHGVDGAVLLDAIELGSADSRAARVQGREALLPRHYPEGRFATRYALKDVSLALELAQAVGLEAAMARETASTLRRTIDAGWGDRYYPALYELVSAAPPRDAAND; via the coding sequence ATGACGCTGCAGACCCTGGGCTTCATCGGCCTCGGCGTGATGGGCGAGCCCATGTGCGCCAACCTCGCGGCGAAGAGCGGCGCGCGCGTGCTGTGCCACGACCTCGATGCCGCGCCGATGCGGCGGCTGGCCGAGCGCGGCGCGGTGCCGGCCGACTCGCTGCGCGCATTGGCGCACGAGGCCTCGGTGGTGTTCCTCTGCCTCGCGAGCGCGCAGGCGGCGGAGTCGGTGGTCGAGGCGCTGGCCGAGGCCTGGCAAGGCAGCGGAGGCGTTCGCACCGTGGTCGACATGGGCACCACCTCGGTGCTGGCCACGCGCCGCATGGCCGAGCGTCTCGCGCAGGCCGGCCACCGCTTCGTCGACGCACCGGTGGCGCGCATGCCCGCGGCCGCCATCGCGGGCACGCTGAGCATCATGGCTGGCGGCACGGCCGAGGACGTGAGCGCGCTGATGCCCCACTTCCGCTGCATGGGCAGCGACATCACGCATTGCGGCGGCACCGGCGCGGGCCAGGTGGTGAAGATCCTGCACAACACCGTGCTGTTCGAGGCCGTGCAGTCCCTGGCCGAGGCGATGGCCGTGGCGCGCGCGCATGGCGTGGACGGCGCGGTGCTGCTCGATGCCATCGAACTGGGTTCGGCCGACAGCCGCGCCGCGCGCGTGCAGGGACGCGAGGCGCTGCTGCCGCGCCACTATCCCGAGGGACGCTTCGCGACGCGCTATGCGCTCAAGGACGTGAGCCTCGCGCTCGAGCTCGCGCAGGCCGTGGGGCTCGAGGCCGCGATGGCGCGCGAGACCGCCTCGACGCTGCGGCGCACGATCGACGCGGGCTGGGGCGACCGCTACTACCCCGCGCTCTACGAGCTCGTGTCGGCCGCGCCGCCGCGCGACGCCGCGAACGACTGA
- a CDS encoding tripartite tricarboxylate transporter substrate binding protein: MTASFLFLLSRRAALGGLLALGFAASAAAAFPDKPITLVVPFPAGGATDAMARFTATRLSKELGQPVVVDNRGGAGGAIAAEVALAAPKDGYTLFFTTTGTMAINPFIYRKLKYNPLTDFELIGNVASASNVLVVHPSVKANTVAELIALAKANPGKLTYASAGIGASSHLSGALFESMTGTRMLHVPYKGSAPALSDFLAGRVDMMFDTASTHAPYVKAGKIRALAVTSPRKSPAFPGVPSIAEAGVPGYDVSIWFGVAAPAGVPRPAIDRLSAALEKAWQAPDIKAALAEVGADPLYLGPAEYKRFIAAEHQKWGRIVKAAGAEGQD; the protein is encoded by the coding sequence ATGACCGCTTCCTTCCTCTTTCTTCTCTCGCGGCGCGCCGCCCTCGGCGGCCTGCTCGCGCTGGGCTTCGCCGCCTCCGCGGCCGCCGCCTTCCCCGACAAGCCCATCACGCTGGTCGTGCCCTTCCCCGCGGGCGGCGCCACCGACGCGATGGCGCGCTTCACCGCGACCCGGCTCTCGAAGGAACTGGGCCAGCCCGTGGTGGTCGACAACCGCGGCGGTGCCGGCGGCGCGATCGCTGCCGAGGTGGCGCTGGCCGCACCGAAGGACGGCTACACGCTGTTCTTCACCACCACCGGCACGATGGCGATCAACCCCTTCATCTACCGCAAGCTCAAGTACAACCCGCTGACCGATTTCGAGCTGATCGGCAACGTGGCCTCGGCCTCGAACGTGCTGGTGGTGCATCCCTCGGTGAAGGCGAACACGGTGGCCGAGCTGATCGCGCTGGCCAAGGCCAACCCCGGCAAGCTGACCTACGCCTCGGCCGGCATCGGTGCATCGAGCCACCTGTCGGGCGCGCTGTTCGAGAGCATGACCGGCACCCGGATGTTGCACGTGCCCTACAAGGGCTCCGCGCCCGCGCTGTCGGATTTCCTCGCGGGCCGCGTCGACATGATGTTCGACACCGCCTCGACCCATGCGCCCTACGTCAAGGCCGGCAAGATCCGCGCGCTGGCCGTGACCAGCCCGCGCAAGTCGCCCGCCTTTCCCGGCGTGCCCTCGATCGCCGAGGCCGGCGTGCCGGGCTACGACGTCTCGATCTGGTTCGGCGTGGCCGCGCCCGCGGGCGTGCCCAGGCCCGCGATAGACCGCCTCTCGGCCGCGCTCGAGAAGGCCTGGCAGGCCCCCGACATCAAGGCCGCGCTGGCCGAGGTGGGGGCCGATCCGCTGTACCTGGGGCCGGCGGAGTACAAGCGATTCATTGCGGCGGAGCACCAGAAGTGGGGGCGGATCGTGAAGGCGGCGGGGGCCGAAGGGCAGGACTGA
- the pip gene encoding prolyl aminopeptidase — protein sequence MTDTLRQLYPPIEPYESGMLDVGDGHRIRYERVGTPGAKPAVFLHGGPGGGISPEHRRLFDPARYDLLLFDQRGCGLSQPHAGLEANTTWHLVADIERLRALVGAERWLVFGGSWGSTLALAYAQKHPEHVSELVLRGIYTVTRAELDWYYQFGVSEMFPDKWEQFQAPIPEAERGDMIAAYRRRLTGDDPVAQIEAARAWSVWEGQTITLLPSPALAASHADDHFALAFARLENHYFVHDAWLEDGQLLRDAHRLHGIPGVIVHGRYDMPCPARYAWALHKAWPEAEFHLIEGAGHAYSEPGILDRLLQATDGFTGR from the coding sequence ATGACCGACACCCTGCGCCAGCTCTATCCTCCGATCGAACCCTACGAGAGCGGCATGCTCGACGTGGGCGACGGCCACCGCATTCGCTACGAGCGCGTGGGCACGCCCGGCGCCAAGCCCGCGGTGTTCCTGCATGGCGGCCCCGGCGGCGGCATCTCGCCCGAGCACCGGCGGCTGTTCGATCCCGCGCGCTACGACCTGCTGCTGTTCGACCAGCGCGGCTGCGGCCTGTCGCAGCCGCATGCGGGCCTCGAGGCCAACACCACCTGGCACCTGGTGGCCGACATCGAGCGCCTGCGCGCGCTGGTGGGCGCCGAGCGCTGGCTGGTGTTCGGCGGCTCGTGGGGTTCGACGCTGGCGCTGGCCTATGCGCAGAAGCACCCCGAGCACGTGAGCGAGCTGGTGCTGCGCGGCATCTACACCGTCACGCGCGCCGAGCTCGACTGGTACTACCAGTTCGGCGTGTCGGAGATGTTCCCCGACAAGTGGGAGCAGTTCCAGGCCCCGATCCCCGAGGCCGAGCGCGGCGACATGATCGCGGCCTACCGCCGGCGCCTGACCGGCGACGACCCGGTGGCGCAGATCGAGGCCGCGCGCGCCTGGAGCGTCTGGGAGGGCCAGACCATCACGCTGCTGCCGAGCCCCGCGCTCGCGGCCTCGCATGCCGACGACCATTTCGCGCTGGCCTTCGCGCGGCTGGAGAACCACTACTTCGTGCATGACGCCTGGCTCGAGGACGGCCAGCTGCTGCGCGACGCGCACCGGCTGCACGGCATCCCGGGCGTGATCGTGCATGGCCGCTACGACATGCCCTGCCCCGCGCGCTACGCCTGGGCCCTGCACAAGGCCTGGCCCGAGGCGGAGTTCCACCTGATCGAGGGGGCCGGGCATGCGTATTCGGAACCCGGAATCCTCGATCGCTTGCTGCAGGCGACGGATGGGTTTACCGGGCGCTGA
- a CDS encoding helix-turn-helix domain-containing protein, giving the protein MSRMTPSLEQKPGISPANRSLERGVEILRAFRPGSELLGNAELADRTGLSRSTVSRLTQTLVGAGMLQVDAGQRAYRLAPAVLSLAHAMRSGSSVLSLAAPKMRALAESRRINVGLAAPDRDEMVYLESIRYNRRVSLRNVVSGQRVPMELTSLGRAWLATAGEPRRKALYALFKQRRREQWPALREEIEAAIANVNARGFCAAAWQPEVVALAAPIRLPAAQPDEAPGASGYVLNLSVSSSESLASVVRELSPALLALVADVERALARGFA; this is encoded by the coding sequence ATGAGCCGCATGACCCCCTCGCTCGAGCAGAAACCCGGCATCTCGCCGGCCAACCGTTCGCTGGAACGCGGCGTGGAGATCCTGCGTGCCTTCCGTCCGGGCTCCGAGCTGCTGGGCAATGCCGAGCTCGCCGACCGCACCGGTCTGTCGCGCTCCACCGTCAGCCGCCTCACGCAGACGCTGGTGGGCGCGGGCATGCTGCAGGTCGATGCGGGCCAGCGCGCCTACCGGCTGGCGCCCGCGGTGCTGAGCCTCGCGCATGCGATGCGCTCGGGCTCGAGCGTGCTGTCGCTGGCCGCGCCGAAGATGCGCGCGCTGGCCGAGTCGCGCCGCATCAACGTCGGCCTGGCCGCGCCCGACCGCGACGAGATGGTCTACCTCGAGTCGATCCGTTACAACCGCCGCGTGTCGCTGCGCAACGTGGTCTCGGGCCAGCGCGTGCCGATGGAGCTCACCTCGCTCGGGCGCGCCTGGCTCGCCACGGCCGGCGAGCCGCGGCGCAAGGCGCTCTACGCGCTGTTCAAGCAGCGCCGGCGCGAGCAGTGGCCGGCGCTGCGCGAGGAGATCGAGGCCGCCATCGCGAACGTGAACGCGCGCGGCTTCTGCGCCGCCGCCTGGCAGCCCGAGGTGGTGGCGCTCGCCGCGCCGATCCGCCTGCCCGCCGCGCAGCCCGACGAAGCGCCGGGCGCCTCGGGCTACGTGCTCAACCTCAGCGTCTCCAGCAGCGAATCGCTCGCGAGCGTGGTGCGCGAACTCTCGCCGGCGCTGCTCGCGCTGGTGGCCGACGTGGAACGCGCGCTCGCGCGCGGCTTTGCATGA
- a CDS encoding tripartite tricarboxylate transporter substrate binding protein → MQFRIDGRARRVLMGLATGLALALTMGNAAAQAFPTKQPIRLVVPFAAGGGTDVIARVLGAGIGAELKQSVIVENKPGAGTIIGSDYVAKSAPDGYTLLMATFAHAVNPSLQPKLPYDQAKAFAPLSLVGRSPNVLVVRSDRDFRSVADLLAFAKAHPGKLSYGSFGNGTSAHLAGELFKRLAQVDLTHVPYRGSAPALTDLLGDQIDLMFTTAASVAPYIASGKLRALAVTSPQRSPAMPSVPTVAESGVPGYVAESWYGLYAPAGTPTEVVARLHAAIRKAAHSETFSKRIADEGIVVIASPPEELMRYVAAEQARWGQLVREAHIQLD, encoded by the coding sequence ATGCAATTTCGAATCGACGGGCGCGCGCGGCGCGTGCTCATGGGCCTGGCAACCGGCCTGGCCCTCGCCCTGACCATGGGCAACGCGGCCGCGCAGGCCTTCCCCACGAAGCAACCGATCCGCCTCGTGGTGCCGTTCGCGGCCGGCGGCGGCACCGACGTGATCGCACGCGTGCTCGGCGCGGGCATCGGCGCCGAACTGAAGCAGTCGGTGATCGTCGAGAACAAGCCCGGCGCCGGCACCATCATCGGCAGCGATTACGTCGCCAAGAGCGCGCCCGACGGCTACACGCTGCTGATGGCGACCTTCGCGCACGCGGTCAACCCCAGCCTGCAGCCCAAGCTGCCTTACGACCAGGCCAAGGCCTTCGCACCATTGAGCCTGGTCGGCCGCTCGCCCAATGTGCTGGTGGTGCGCAGCGACCGCGACTTCCGCTCGGTGGCCGACCTGCTCGCGTTCGCGAAAGCGCATCCCGGCAAGCTCAGCTACGGCTCGTTCGGCAACGGCACCTCGGCGCATCTCGCGGGCGAGCTCTTCAAGCGGCTCGCGCAGGTCGACCTCACGCACGTGCCGTACCGCGGCTCGGCGCCCGCGCTGACCGACCTGCTCGGCGACCAGATCGACCTGATGTTCACCACCGCCGCGAGCGTGGCGCCCTACATCGCGAGCGGCAAGCTGCGCGCGCTGGCCGTGACCTCGCCGCAGCGCTCGCCGGCCATGCCCTCCGTGCCCACGGTGGCCGAGAGCGGCGTGCCCGGCTACGTGGCCGAGAGCTGGTATGGGCTCTATGCGCCGGCCGGCACGCCCACCGAGGTGGTGGCGCGGCTCCATGCCGCGATCCGCAAGGCGGCGCACAGCGAGACCTTCAGCAAGCGCATCGCCGACGAGGGCATCGTGGTGATCGCCTCGCCGCCCGAGGAACTGATGCGCTACGTCGCCGCCGAGCAGGCCCGCTGGGGCCAGCTGGTGCGCGAGGCGCACATCCAGCTCGACTGA
- a CDS encoding enoyl-CoA hydratase/isomerase family protein encodes MTTPTSSIQLRTEDGVAILTLDRPEVRNAVDDAMRGELMAALERVNRDDSVRALVLTGAGKAFCAGGDIRAMQQRMQAPAGDIAYNGWARQQRTHHALSALHDLPKPTIAAVNGASTGLGTDLAMACDFVIASEPHASFAWNYVLRGLIPDGGGMYFLPRRVGLARAKALIFTGRTVRANEAIELGIADRLSTPEALLTEATGWARELGAGSRTAVALAKGILNQSFELQAEQVFGLGSQAQAICYTSNEHRASVEAFLAKSAAKEGAR; translated from the coding sequence ATGACCACTCCCACCTCTTCCATCCAGCTCCGCACCGAGGACGGCGTCGCCATCCTCACGCTCGACCGCCCCGAGGTGCGCAACGCCGTCGACGACGCCATGCGCGGCGAACTCATGGCCGCGCTCGAGCGCGTGAACCGCGACGACAGCGTGCGCGCGCTGGTGCTCACCGGCGCGGGCAAGGCCTTCTGCGCGGGCGGCGACATCCGCGCGATGCAGCAACGCATGCAGGCGCCGGCCGGCGATATCGCCTACAACGGCTGGGCGCGGCAGCAGCGCACCCATCACGCACTGAGCGCGCTGCACGACCTGCCCAAGCCCACCATCGCCGCGGTGAACGGCGCCTCCACCGGCCTGGGCACCGACCTCGCGATGGCCTGCGACTTCGTGATCGCCTCCGAGCCGCACGCCAGCTTTGCCTGGAACTACGTGCTGCGCGGTCTGATTCCCGACGGCGGCGGCATGTACTTCCTGCCGCGCCGCGTGGGCCTGGCGCGCGCCAAGGCGCTGATCTTCACGGGCCGCACCGTGCGCGCCAACGAGGCGATCGAGCTCGGCATCGCCGACCGGCTGAGCACGCCCGAAGCGCTGTTGACCGAAGCGACGGGCTGGGCGCGCGAACTCGGCGCGGGGTCGCGCACCGCGGTCGCGCTGGCCAAGGGCATCCTGAACCAGAGCTTCGAGCTGCAGGCCGAACAGGTCTTCGGCCTCGGCAGCCAGGCGCAGGCGATCTGCTACACCTCGAACGAGCACCGCGCCTCGGTCGAGGCCTTCCTCGCGAAGTCGGCGGCCAAGGAGGGGGCGCGATGA
- a CDS encoding acetate--CoA ligase family protein — protein sequence MSDAISPISRLVRPRSVAVIGASADLAKTSGRPVAYLQKHGFAGAIYPVNPKAETIAGLRCYPDIGALPEAPDVAIVLLGAERAQAVVRELAARGCAAAIVLASGYAETGAQGQQRQRELLEAAGGMRLLGPNTIGLVNLSDRITLSASGALEADDLVAGGIAVVSQSGGILGSLLSRGAARGIGFSKLVSTSNEADLDLADFVDHLADDEATRVIALYMEGVRDVAKFRAAAAKARRAGKPLVVFKIGRSESGAQAAASHTGALAGADRMYDALFREVGAIRARDFSDLLDLPAALATGRRLGGRRVAILTSTGGAGTLVADSLGAAGFEAPPPDAATAEVLRTLQADGPSVLDRNPIDVTLAGLQPQLLRRALRALLDSPGYDAVVVIVGSSALAMPDLVADAIRDCLPGTSKPVLAYVSPHAPAVAALLNGRGVPAFSAPESCTVALQGMLMQGGATPPEYASTGAIVDLAGLPAQGSFDEAEAKALFARFGVPGVREVAVRDARQAAEAAPALGEKVVLKILSRRITHKTEVGGVAVAVPASQVAARVARMHDDVATATGQAPEGYLVQEMVTGGTEMILGLHRDALGTALLIGMGGVTAELVGDTVLRMVPPGGALAREEAAAMLRELKTWPLLDGYRGRAPADVEALVDAIVAFSRMAGQLGARLETAEINPLFVLAKGRGVKAADGVVVLARG from the coding sequence ATGAGCGATGCCATCTCTCCGATCTCCCGCCTGGTCCGTCCGCGCAGCGTGGCGGTGATCGGTGCCTCGGCCGACCTCGCGAAGACCTCGGGCCGACCCGTCGCCTATCTGCAGAAGCATGGCTTCGCAGGCGCGATCTACCCGGTCAACCCGAAGGCAGAGACCATCGCGGGCCTGCGCTGCTACCCCGACATCGGCGCGCTGCCCGAGGCGCCCGATGTCGCGATCGTGCTGCTGGGTGCCGAGCGTGCGCAGGCTGTGGTGCGCGAACTCGCGGCGCGCGGCTGCGCCGCGGCGATCGTGCTCGCGAGCGGCTATGCCGAGACTGGTGCGCAAGGGCAGCAGCGCCAGCGCGAGCTGCTCGAGGCAGCCGGCGGCATGCGCCTGCTCGGGCCCAACACCATCGGGCTGGTGAACCTCAGCGACCGCATCACGCTGTCGGCCAGCGGCGCGCTCGAGGCCGACGACCTCGTGGCCGGCGGCATCGCCGTCGTGTCGCAGAGCGGCGGCATCCTGGGCTCCCTGCTCTCGCGCGGCGCGGCGCGCGGCATCGGTTTCTCGAAGCTGGTCTCGACCAGCAACGAGGCCGACCTCGACCTCGCCGATTTCGTCGACCACCTCGCCGACGATGAAGCCACGCGCGTGATCGCGCTCTACATGGAGGGCGTGCGCGACGTCGCGAAGTTCCGCGCCGCCGCCGCCAAGGCGCGGCGCGCGGGCAAGCCGCTGGTGGTGTTCAAGATCGGCCGCTCCGAATCGGGCGCGCAGGCCGCGGCCTCGCACACCGGCGCACTGGCCGGCGCCGACCGCATGTACGACGCGCTGTTCCGCGAGGTGGGCGCGATCCGCGCGCGTGACTTCTCCGACCTGCTCGACCTGCCGGCCGCGCTGGCCACGGGCCGGCGCCTCGGCGGGCGCCGCGTGGCCATCCTCACCTCGACCGGCGGCGCCGGCACCTTGGTGGCCGACAGCCTCGGCGCGGCCGGCTTCGAGGCGCCGCCGCCCGACGCGGCCACCGCCGAGGTGCTGCGCACGCTGCAGGCCGACGGGCCCTCGGTGCTCGACCGCAATCCCATCGACGTGACCCTGGCCGGCCTGCAGCCGCAACTTCTGCGCCGCGCGCTCCGCGCGCTGCTCGACAGCCCGGGCTACGACGCGGTGGTGGTCATCGTCGGTTCGTCGGCGCTGGCCATGCCGGACCTCGTCGCGGATGCGATCCGCGACTGCCTGCCGGGCACGAGCAAGCCGGTGCTGGCGTATGTGAGCCCGCATGCGCCGGCCGTGGCTGCGCTGCTCAACGGACGCGGCGTGCCGGCCTTCAGCGCGCCCGAGAGTTGCACCGTGGCGCTGCAGGGCATGCTGATGCAGGGCGGCGCGACGCCGCCGGAATACGCGTCGACCGGCGCCATCGTCGATCTCGCGGGCCTGCCTGCGCAAGGCTCTTTCGACGAAGCCGAGGCCAAGGCGTTGTTCGCGCGCTTCGGCGTGCCGGGCGTGCGCGAGGTGGCGGTGCGCGATGCGCGGCAGGCGGCCGAGGCCGCGCCCGCCCTGGGCGAGAAGGTGGTGCTCAAGATCCTCTCGCGCCGCATCACCCACAAGACCGAGGTCGGCGGCGTGGCCGTGGCCGTGCCCGCATCGCAGGTGGCCGCGCGGGTGGCGCGCATGCACGACGACGTGGCGACCGCCACCGGCCAGGCGCCCGAGGGCTACCTGGTGCAGGAGATGGTCACGGGCGGCACCGAGATGATCCTCGGCCTGCACCGCGATGCGCTCGGTACCGCGCTGCTGATCGGCATGGGCGGCGTGACCGCCGAGCTCGTCGGCGACACCGTGCTGCGCATGGTGCCGCCGGGCGGGGCGCTGGCGCGCGAGGAGGCCGCCGCGATGCTGCGCGAGCTGAAGACCTGGCCGCTGCTCGATGGCTACCGCGGCCGGGCGCCGGCCGATGTCGAGGCACTGGTCGACGCGATCGTCGCGTTCTCGCGCATGGCGGGGCAACTGGGTGCGCGGCTCGAGACGGCCGAGATCAATCCGCTGTTCGTGCTCGCGAAGGGGCGGGGGGTGAAGGCGGCCGACGGGGTGGTGGTGCTGGCGCGGGGCTGA
- a CDS encoding peptidylprolyl isomerase, giving the protein MNHAKTRSPRIAIALLALLALSLAACQSTSPQATEAELRAEYARASAEWTARFQGQYEYDVRHIMVRTQAQAEAALARVRAGESFGAVANAVSLDEGSNRKGGELGWNFGVYFVPEFAAAMEAMGPAGMTDPPVHTPFGWHVIEVTQRRTAMLPSFEQSRPSLEKLLRDRKTRR; this is encoded by the coding sequence ATGAACCACGCCAAGACACGGTCCCCGCGCATCGCGATCGCACTTCTCGCACTTCTCGCGCTGAGCCTGGCCGCCTGCCAGAGCACGAGCCCCCAGGCCACGGAAGCAGAACTGCGTGCCGAATACGCCCGCGCCAGCGCGGAGTGGACCGCCAGGTTCCAGGGCCAGTACGAATACGACGTGCGACACATCATGGTCCGCACCCAGGCGCAGGCGGAGGCAGCCCTCGCCCGCGTGCGCGCCGGGGAATCGTTCGGCGCGGTGGCCAACGCGGTCTCCCTGGACGAGGGCTCCAATCGAAAGGGCGGCGAGCTCGGCTGGAACTTCGGCGTCTATTTCGTGCCGGAGTTCGCCGCGGCCATGGAGGCAATGGGACCGGCCGGAATGACCGATCCGCCGGTGCACACGCCGTTCGGCTGGCACGTCATCGAGGTGACGCAAAGGCGAACCGCCATGCTGCCGAGCTTCGAGCAGTCGAGGCCCAGCCTGGAGAAGCTGCTGCGGGACAGGAAGACGCGTCGCTGA
- a CDS encoding GNAT family N-acetyltransferase gives MSELRITTDKAAIDVALVHRFLSESSTWGRGIPLATVQRSIEHSLCFSGFIGADQVAFARVISDHATFANLVDVFVLPEHRGRGYSKALMQAVMGFPALQGLRRFTLATSDAHGLYERFGFTAPLRPQSLMERYFPNLYTSRD, from the coding sequence ATGTCCGAACTGCGCATCACCACCGACAAAGCGGCGATCGACGTCGCCCTGGTTCACCGCTTCCTCAGTGAGAGCTCGACCTGGGGCCGAGGCATTCCGCTGGCCACCGTGCAGCGCTCGATCGAGCACTCCCTGTGCTTCAGCGGTTTCATCGGTGCCGACCAGGTGGCCTTCGCCCGCGTGATCTCCGACCACGCGACCTTCGCGAACCTGGTCGACGTTTTCGTGCTCCCAGAGCATCGGGGACGTGGATACAGCAAGGCGCTCATGCAGGCGGTGATGGGCTTTCCCGCGCTGCAGGGGCTGCGTCGCTTCACCCTGGCGACGAGCGATGCGCACGGGCTGTACGAGCGGTTCGGGTTCACGGCACCGCTCAGGCCGCAGTCGTTGATGGAGCGGTATTTCCCGAATCTCTACACCTCACGGGATTGA